One region of Polaribacter pectinis genomic DNA includes:
- a CDS encoding alpha/beta hydrolase family protein produces MKILKNFIVDGKHQKPIVTDVFYKETQQPKKVVVFCHGYKGFKDWGAWNLMAEAFAEAGFFFIKFNFSHNGGTPEQPIDFPDLEAFGNNNYIKELDDLESVLDWISTNTDFKKEVNINDISIIGHSRGGGIVTIKTAEDSRVKKLISLAAVCDFGSRSSTIGDLENWKKTGVKYVENGRTKQQMPHFYQFYINFKENEERLNIERSAKKITVPHLIIHGDNDTSIFVEEGRKIHAWNPKSRLEIIKNADHVFNVSHPWKKEKMSKELEEVTKICIEFLK; encoded by the coding sequence ATGAAAATTTTAAAAAACTTTATAGTCGATGGAAAACATCAAAAACCAATTGTAACTGATGTTTTTTACAAAGAAACACAGCAACCAAAAAAAGTGGTTGTTTTTTGCCATGGTTACAAAGGTTTTAAAGATTGGGGTGCTTGGAATTTAATGGCAGAAGCATTTGCTGAAGCAGGTTTTTTCTTTATAAAATTCAACTTTTCACATAATGGAGGAACTCCAGAACAACCAATAGATTTTCCAGATTTAGAAGCTTTTGGAAATAATAATTACATAAAAGAATTAGACGATTTAGAATCTGTTTTAGATTGGATTTCTACAAATACCGATTTTAAAAAAGAAGTAAATATTAATGATATTTCAATAATTGGACATAGTAGAGGTGGAGGAATTGTTACCATAAAAACTGCCGAAGATTCACGTGTAAAAAAACTAATTTCTTTAGCTGCAGTTTGCGATTTTGGTTCAAGATCATCAACAATTGGCGATTTAGAAAATTGGAAGAAAACAGGCGTAAAATATGTCGAAAATGGAAGAACGAAGCAACAAATGCCTCATTTTTATCAATTTTACATCAATTTTAAAGAAAATGAAGAAAGGTTAAATATCGAAAGATCTGCCAAGAAAATTACAGTTCCACACTTAATAATTCATGGAGACAATGATACTTCAATTTTTGTAGAAGAAGGGCGAAAAATACATGCTTGGAATCCGAAAAGTAGATTAGAAATAATTAAAAATGCAGATCATGTTTTTAATGTTTCCCATCCTTGGAAAAAGGAGAAAATGTCTAAAGAACTAGAGGAAGTTACTAAAATTTGTATAGAGTTTTTAAAGTAG
- a CDS encoding LysE family transporter: MNFIICVILGFGIAMAGSITPSFLNLTVVKFSLRNGKKAAFYLIGGYATVLFFQANIGAYLSSILMENSEYITLLQKIGTGLLFLLSINFFRLHFSSKEKKVKEEIPKSKAYLHGIIMSSLNTIAIPFYFTTISLLIGLSYFEYSYLNGFYFSIGSTIGSFTLYSLYAIVAEKIEHKLTYIATKMDFILGCLTGFVGLGNLIYLLSQ; the protein is encoded by the coding sequence ATGAATTTTATAATCTGCGTAATTTTAGGTTTTGGTATTGCAATGGCTGGTAGTATTACGCCCAGTTTTCTAAATTTAACAGTTGTAAAATTTAGTTTAAGAAATGGAAAAAAAGCTGCTTTTTATTTAATTGGTGGTTATGCAACTGTTTTATTTTTTCAAGCGAATATTGGTGCGTATTTATCCAGTATTTTAATGGAAAATTCAGAATATATAACCTTACTTCAGAAAATAGGTACAGGGCTTTTATTCTTGTTATCTATCAATTTTTTTAGATTGCATTTTTCATCAAAAGAAAAGAAAGTTAAAGAAGAAATACCAAAATCGAAAGCATATTTGCATGGTATAATTATGTCTTCTTTAAACACAATTGCAATTCCTTTTTACTTTACTACAATTTCACTTTTAATAGGTTTAAGTTATTTTGAATATTCTTATTTAAACGGATTCTATTTTTCAATTGGTTCTACAATTGGTTCTTTTACACTATATTCTTTATATGCAATAGTTGCTGAAAAAATTGAACATAAATTAACGTATATTGCTACAAAAATGGACTTTATTTTAGGTTGCTTAACTGGTTTTGTAGGTTTAGGAAACTTAATTTATTTACTTTCGCAATAA
- a CDS encoding NAD(P)/FAD-dependent oxidoreductase, whose translation MNFSYWELKEWFTNIDFMIVGSGIVGLNCALELKKSHPKAKILILEKGMLPQGASTKNAGFACFGSLSELIDDLNSHTEQEVYNLVDKRWKGLQLLRKNLGERNIDFQQNKGFELCDNEAFFEECISRKEEINQLLKPIFNADVFSESENTFGFQKVHNIYITNNFEGQIDTGKMAFQLLQKVQKLGVKILNNISVESFVENGNKINVKTNRLDFYTKKIFIATNGFANQLLDEKVKPARAQVLITKPIKNLHIKGTFHLDKGYYYFRNINNRILFGGGRNLDFKTEETSEFGQTKIIQNKLEEILKTTILPNTSFEIEHKWSGIMGVGNQKKAIVKQISNNVFCGVRLGGMGIAIGSLVGKELAELID comes from the coding sequence ATGAACTTTAGTTATTGGGAATTAAAAGAATGGTTTACAAACATCGATTTTATGATTGTTGGTAGCGGAATTGTGGGTTTAAATTGCGCTTTAGAATTAAAGAAAAGCCACCCAAAAGCCAAAATTTTGATTCTCGAAAAAGGAATGTTACCACAAGGAGCAAGTACAAAAAACGCTGGTTTTGCTTGTTTTGGAAGCCTTTCTGAATTAATAGACGATTTAAATTCTCACACAGAACAAGAGGTTTACAATTTAGTTGATAAACGCTGGAAAGGACTACAATTATTACGAAAAAATTTAGGCGAAAGAAACATCGATTTTCAGCAAAATAAGGGTTTTGAATTGTGTGATAATGAAGCTTTTTTTGAGGAATGTATTTCGAGAAAAGAAGAAATTAATCAGCTTTTAAAACCTATTTTTAATGCGGATGTTTTTTCGGAATCAGAAAACACTTTCGGATTTCAAAAAGTACATAATATATACATTACAAATAATTTTGAAGGACAAATTGATACTGGAAAAATGGCTTTTCAGTTATTGCAAAAAGTGCAGAAATTAGGTGTTAAAATTCTCAATAATATTTCGGTAGAAAGTTTTGTTGAAAATGGAAATAAAATTAATGTAAAAACCAACAGATTAGATTTTTACACTAAAAAAATATTCATTGCAACAAACGGATTTGCGAATCAGCTTTTAGACGAAAAAGTAAAACCTGCAAGAGCACAAGTTTTAATTACAAAACCGATTAAAAATCTTCATATAAAAGGAACTTTTCATTTAGATAAAGGCTATTATTATTTCAGAAATATAAACAATCGTATTTTATTTGGCGGAGGTAGAAATCTCGATTTTAAAACCGAAGAAACTTCTGAATTTGGTCAGACAAAAATCATTCAAAATAAATTAGAGGAAATTCTAAAAACCACAATTTTACCAAATACAAGTTTTGAAATTGAACATAAATGGAGTGGAATTATGGGCGTTGGAAATCAGAAAAAAGCAATAGTAAAACAAATTTCAAATAACGTTTTTTGCGGAGTTCGTTTAGGCGGAATGGGAATTGCCATTGGTAGTTTAGTTGGTAAGGAATTAGCAGAATTGATAGATTGA
- a CDS encoding ACT domain-containing protein, protein MSGEKDLQKLIRELKPILNSGEYVFATVPNFDGILRTDTLYEFKEAEGITIVLEKNKADALKLSYQFTSSWITLEIHSSLEAVGLTAAFSTELTKYNISCNVVAGFYHDHIFVDTKDAKKSMEVLTNLSKNK, encoded by the coding sequence ATGAGCGGAGAAAAAGATTTACAAAAACTTATAAGAGAACTAAAACCTATTTTAAATTCGGGTGAATATGTATTCGCTACTGTTCCTAATTTCGACGGAATTTTAAGAACAGATACTTTATACGAATTTAAAGAAGCAGAAGGAATTACTATTGTTTTAGAGAAAAATAAAGCAGACGCTTTAAAACTATCTTACCAATTTACAAGTTCCTGGATCACTTTAGAAATACATTCTTCATTAGAAGCTGTTGGTTTAACTGCCGCTTTTTCTACTGAACTAACCAAGTATAATATTAGTTGTAATGTGGTTGCTGGTTTTTATCATGATCATATTTTTGTAGACACAAAAGATGCTAAAAAATCTATGGAAGTCTTAACCAATTTATCTAAAAATAAGTAG
- a CDS encoding methyltransferase domain-containing protein, which translates to MDFFISTKQRTDKEELMDDFSIGGDLLRDTLDKLENINRWLGGNKVTVNGLKTILKNHSKEQEITIVDIGCGHGDILRDVAKFGRKHNYKFKLIGVDANPTAIDYANELSVDYPELSFETQDIFSDDFKKRKFDVVLATLFLHHFKEPQLVSFLENTIKQTKIGIVVNDLHRHKLAYYLFMLLSIFISNKMIIEDGLTSVLRGFKREDLERISTKLKVKPRIQWKWAFRFLWIIKK; encoded by the coding sequence ATGGATTTTTTCATCAGTACAAAACAAAGAACAGACAAAGAAGAATTGATGGACGATTTTTCTATTGGAGGCGATTTGTTGCGTGATACTTTAGATAAATTAGAAAATATAAATAGATGGTTGGGTGGAAATAAAGTCACAGTTAATGGCTTAAAAACTATTTTAAAAAACCATTCAAAAGAACAAGAAATAACTATTGTAGATATTGGTTGTGGTCATGGAGATATTTTGCGAGATGTTGCAAAATTTGGAAGAAAACACAATTACAAATTCAAATTAATTGGTGTTGATGCAAACCCAACAGCGATAGATTATGCAAATGAATTGTCTGTAGATTACCCAGAATTAAGTTTTGAAACACAAGATATTTTTTCTGATGATTTTAAAAAAAGAAAGTTTGATGTTGTTTTAGCGACTTTATTCTTACATCATTTTAAAGAACCTCAATTGGTTTCGTTTTTAGAAAACACAATTAAACAAACCAAAATAGGCATTGTTGTAAACGATTTACACAGACATAAATTAGCGTATTATTTATTTATGTTATTATCTATTTTTATTTCTAATAAAATGATAATTGAAGATGGTTTAACATCAGTTTTAAGAGGATTTAAACGTGAAGATTTAGAGAGAATATCAACAAAATTAAAAGTAAAACCAAGAATTCAATGGAAATGGGCTTTTCGTTTTCTATGGATAATAAAAAAATAA
- the dinB gene encoding DNA polymerase IV, protein MDAFYASVAQLDNPELRGKAIAVGGNEIRGVVSAASYEARKFGVKSAMSGFMAKKKCPHLIFVKSDFARYKELSAKIREIFYEYTDLVEPLSLDEAYLDVTENKKGNPSANDIAREIRARIFEVTGLRASAGISINKFIAKVASDINKPNGQKTVHPEEVIKFLEELPVNKFYGVGKVTAAKMYNLGIFVGNDLKKKSLEELITLFGKSGTHYYNIVRGIHNSTVKPNRIRKSLAAERTFNENISSEIFMIEKLEKIADELERRMLKNDTKGKTITLKIKYSDFTQQTRSKTKPNFMQTKKEFFPVVKELLFQDKLVNSVRLLGLSFGNLNTEIKEPVWVQLKFDFNTHRF, encoded by the coding sequence ATGGATGCATTTTATGCATCTGTAGCGCAATTGGATAATCCTGAATTGCGAGGAAAAGCCATTGCTGTTGGTGGAAACGAAATAAGAGGAGTTGTTTCTGCTGCAAGTTACGAAGCCAGAAAATTCGGTGTAAAATCTGCGATGAGTGGTTTTATGGCGAAGAAAAAGTGTCCGCATTTAATTTTTGTAAAGTCAGATTTTGCACGCTATAAAGAACTTTCAGCAAAAATTAGAGAAATTTTCTATGAATACACAGATTTGGTTGAGCCACTTTCTTTAGACGAAGCCTATTTAGATGTTACCGAAAATAAGAAGGGAAATCCGTCTGCAAATGATATAGCAAGAGAAATTAGAGCGCGCATTTTCGAAGTTACAGGTTTACGAGCTTCTGCAGGAATTTCCATCAATAAATTTATTGCAAAAGTAGCTTCAGACATTAACAAACCTAATGGACAAAAAACAGTTCATCCAGAAGAAGTTATTAAATTTTTGGAAGAATTACCAGTAAACAAATTTTATGGAGTTGGTAAAGTTACAGCCGCAAAAATGTATAATTTAGGCATTTTTGTTGGAAATGACTTAAAGAAAAAATCCTTAGAAGAATTAATTACTTTATTCGGAAAATCGGGTACACATTATTACAATATTGTTCGTGGAATTCATAATAGCACTGTAAAACCAAATAGAATTCGAAAATCTTTAGCTGCAGAAAGAACGTTTAATGAAAACATTTCTTCAGAAATTTTTATGATTGAAAAATTAGAAAAAATTGCTGATGAATTGGAAAGAAGAATGCTAAAAAATGATACAAAAGGAAAAACCATTACCTTAAAAATTAAATATTCCGATTTTACACAACAAACAAGAAGTAAAACAAAACCGAATTTTATGCAGACGAAAAAAGAGTTTTTCCCTGTGGTAAAAGAATTGTTGTTTCAAGATAAATTGGTGAATTCTGTACGTTTATTAGGGCTTTCTTTTGGGAATTTAAACACCGAAATTAAAGAACCAGTTTGGGTTCAATTAAAGTTTGATTTCAACACACATCGTTTTTAA
- the pheS gene encoding phenylalanine--tRNA ligase subunit alpha, which produces MLDKVKELIGDVKAFKATTKEEVETFRIKYLGSKGLLKDLFSEFKNVDASMRKDFGQALNNLKKSAEGKVAELTDALDNSSSQKSFYGDLTRPAEPIELGSRHPISLVKNQIIEVFNRIGFTVSEGPEIEDDWHNFTALNLPEYHPARDMQDTFFIEQDPDILLRTHTSSVQVRYMEENQPPIRTISPGRVFRNEDISARAHCIFHQVEGLYIDTDVSFADLKQTLLYFTKEMFGKSKIRLRPSYFPFTEPSAEVDIYWGLETETDYRITKGTGWLEIMGCGMVDPNVLKNANIDPTKYSGYAFGMGIERIAMLLYQIPDIRMFYENDKRFLEQFKSVI; this is translated from the coding sequence ATGTTAGATAAAGTAAAAGAATTAATTGGTGATGTAAAAGCATTTAAAGCTACTACCAAAGAAGAAGTTGAAACATTTAGAATTAAATATTTAGGAAGCAAAGGTTTGCTAAAAGATTTATTTTCTGAATTTAAAAATGTAGATGCTTCCATGCGTAAAGATTTTGGACAAGCATTAAACAATTTAAAAAAATCTGCAGAAGGTAAAGTTGCAGAATTAACAGATGCTTTAGACAATTCTTCGAGTCAAAAATCTTTTTATGGAGACTTAACAAGGCCTGCAGAACCAATTGAGTTAGGTTCTCGTCATCCAATCTCTTTGGTGAAAAATCAAATTATTGAAGTTTTCAATAGAATTGGTTTTACGGTTTCTGAAGGACCCGAAATAGAAGACGATTGGCATAATTTTACTGCATTGAACTTGCCAGAATATCATCCTGCAAGAGACATGCAAGACACGTTTTTTATTGAACAAGATCCAGATATTTTACTAAGAACACATACTTCTTCTGTACAAGTTCGTTATATGGAAGAAAATCAGCCTCCTATTAGAACTATTTCTCCTGGAAGAGTTTTTAGAAATGAAGATATTTCTGCAAGAGCACATTGTATTTTTCATCAAGTGGAAGGTTTGTATATTGATACTGACGTTTCTTTTGCCGATTTAAAACAAACACTTTTATACTTTACGAAAGAGATGTTTGGGAAATCTAAAATTCGTTTACGTCCTTCTTATTTCCCATTTACAGAGCCAAGTGCAGAAGTAGATATTTATTGGGGATTAGAAACAGAAACCGATTACAGAATTACAAAAGGTACAGGTTGGTTAGAAATTATGGGTTGTGGAATGGTAGATCCTAATGTGCTTAAAAACGCAAATATAGATCCTACAAAATACTCTGGTTACGCCTTTGGAATGGGAATTGAACGTATAGCAATGTTGTTATATCAAATACCAGATATTAGAATGTTTTATGAAAATGATAAACGTTTCTTGGAACAGTTTAAGTCTGTAATTTAA
- a CDS encoding LysE family transporter — MTALKVSLEKGTEAANKYALGVSLVIIPQIYIAFVLTKYITENPKILETLDKIGVVIFIFLSFYFYRESKKSKIKVEGLQSKKENPFLAGITLSVLNMFAIPFFCGTAVLLDSFNLFSFDFISILFFTIGSLIGTFYILYLYGKFAKTIQKKTGKLTKDINIILAILTALVAVFTLLKLIYTFLATS; from the coding sequence ATGACTGCTCTTAAAGTCAGTTTAGAAAAAGGCACAGAAGCTGCCAATAAATACGCTTTAGGTGTTTCTTTGGTAATAATTCCCCAAATATATATTGCATTTGTTTTAACAAAATATATAACAGAAAATCCTAAAATTTTAGAAACTTTAGACAAAATAGGAGTTGTAATTTTTATCTTTTTATCTTTCTATTTTTACAGAGAATCTAAAAAAAGTAAAATTAAGGTTGAAGGCTTACAGTCGAAGAAAGAAAATCCGTTTTTAGCAGGAATTACTTTATCGGTTTTAAACATGTTTGCTATACCTTTTTTCTGTGGAACAGCAGTTTTATTAGACTCTTTTAATCTTTTTAGTTTTGATTTTATTTCCATATTATTTTTTACAATTGGCTCTCTAATTGGCACATTTTATATCTTATATTTATATGGAAAATTTGCAAAAACGATTCAGAAGAAAACAGGAAAATTAACGAAAGACATCAATATAATTTTAGCAATTTTAACAGCTTTGGTTGCTGTTTTTACATTGTTGAAATTGATTTACACATTTTTAGCTACAAGTTAA
- the gdhA gene encoding NADP-specific glutamate dehydrogenase encodes MELKIKEFMEMVKSRNNHEPEFLQAVQEVAETVIPYIVNHDIYHGKNILLRMVEPERLISFRVSWVDDDGEIQVNRGYRIQMNSAIGPYKGGLRFHPTVNASILKFLAFEQVFKNSLTTLPMGGGKGGSDFDPKGKSDNEIMRFCHAFMSELFRHIGPNTDVPAGDIGVGGREIGFMFGMYKKLKNEFTGVLTGKGQSWGGSLIRPEATGYGNVYFAQNMLQRKDDSFEGKKVVISGSGNVAQYAAEKAIELGATVLTLSDSGGYILDEEGINTEKLEHVMYIKNEKRGRISEYTEKYPNAKFVKGERPWSVKCDVALPCATQNELNGDEAKQLIKNGCMCVSEGANMPSTPEAIHEFQKGKILFAPGKASNAGGVATSGLEMSQNSLRISWSREEVDSRLKDIMEDIHDSCVKYGEQEDGSIDYIKGANIAGFVKVADAMLAQGVV; translated from the coding sequence ATGGAATTAAAAATCAAAGAGTTTATGGAAATGGTTAAAAGTAGAAATAACCATGAGCCAGAATTTTTACAAGCCGTTCAAGAAGTTGCAGAAACTGTAATTCCTTATATCGTAAATCATGATATTTATCACGGAAAAAATATTTTATTGAGAATGGTGGAGCCAGAAAGATTAATTTCTTTTCGTGTTTCTTGGGTAGATGATGATGGAGAAATTCAAGTAAATAGAGGTTATAGAATACAAATGAACTCGGCAATTGGCCCATATAAAGGTGGTTTGCGTTTTCACCCAACAGTAAATGCTAGTATTTTAAAGTTTTTAGCTTTTGAACAAGTTTTTAAAAACTCGCTAACAACATTGCCAATGGGTGGTGGAAAAGGTGGTTCTGACTTTGATCCTAAAGGAAAATCGGACAATGAAATTATGCGTTTTTGCCATGCTTTTATGAGCGAATTATTTAGACATATTGGTCCAAATACAGACGTTCCTGCAGGAGATATTGGAGTTGGAGGACGTGAAATTGGTTTTATGTTTGGAATGTATAAAAAACTTAAAAATGAATTTACTGGAGTTTTAACCGGTAAAGGACAATCTTGGGGTGGTTCTTTAATTAGACCAGAAGCAACAGGATATGGAAACGTATATTTTGCACAAAATATGTTGCAAAGAAAAGACGATTCTTTTGAAGGTAAAAAAGTAGTGATTTCTGGTTCTGGAAATGTTGCACAATATGCTGCTGAAAAAGCGATTGAGTTAGGTGCAACTGTTTTAACATTATCGGATTCTGGAGGATATATTTTAGATGAAGAAGGAATAAACACAGAGAAGTTAGAACACGTTATGTACATAAAAAATGAAAAACGTGGAAGAATTAGCGAATACACAGAAAAATATCCGAACGCAAAATTTGTAAAAGGAGAAAGACCTTGGTCTGTTAAATGTGATGTTGCTTTACCATGTGCGACTCAAAATGAGTTGAATGGAGACGAAGCAAAACAACTAATTAAAAATGGTTGTATGTGTGTTTCTGAAGGTGCAAATATGCCTTCTACACCAGAAGCAATTCACGAATTTCAAAAAGGAAAAATCTTATTTGCTCCAGGAAAAGCATCTAATGCTGGTGGAGTTGCAACTTCTGGTTTAGAAATGAGCCAGAACTCGTTAAGAATTTCTTGGTCTAGAGAAGAAGTAGATTCAAGATTAAAAGATATTATGGAAGATATTCATGATTCTTGTGTAAAATATGGTGAGCAAGAAGATGGTTCTATAGATTATATAAAAGGTGCAAATATTGCTGGTTTTGTAAAAGTTGCAGATGCAATGCTAGCACAAGGTGTAGTATAA
- a CDS encoding NAD(P)/FAD-dependent oxidoreductase: protein MTQDKHTIDNKKSNSVAEIIIIGGGLAGLCNAIHLSKFGKKVILIEKNEYPKHKVCGEYISNEVLPYLEFLEINPFDFGAVKIENFQLSTTKNKVISAKLPLGGFGISRYQLDFILSEKAKENGVVILQDSVLNVDFKDDIFIVETKENNSFKSEICIGAFGKRSLLDVKMEREFIQKKSPYLAVKIHVKGDFPEDLVALHNFKGGYCGVSKVENNAINLCYITSFSAFKKYKNIDDFQENVVFKNRFLKAMFQNSKPIWEQPLSISQISFETKKPVENHILMCGDSAGMIHPLCGNGMSMAIQSAQIASKLILNYSNGKIESRKELEKLYITQWNKQFKWRLKAGHFIAMLFRKDRIASFLLAVLKKLPFLLPIIIKQTHGKSIKI, encoded by the coding sequence ATGACACAAGATAAACATACAATTGATAATAAAAAAAGCAACAGCGTTGCTGAAATAATTATAATTGGTGGAGGTTTGGCAGGACTTTGCAACGCAATTCATTTATCAAAATTTGGAAAAAAGGTTATATTAATAGAGAAAAATGAATACCCAAAACACAAAGTATGTGGAGAATATATTTCGAATGAAGTTTTGCCATATTTAGAATTTTTAGAGATAAATCCGTTTGATTTTGGCGCAGTAAAAATTGAGAACTTTCAATTATCAACCACAAAAAATAAAGTGATTTCTGCAAAATTACCTTTGGGCGGATTTGGAATTTCACGTTACCAATTAGATTTTATTTTATCAGAAAAAGCCAAAGAAAATGGCGTAGTTATTTTACAAGATTCGGTTTTAAATGTTGATTTTAAAGACGATATTTTTATAGTTGAAACCAAAGAAAATAATTCTTTTAAATCAGAGATTTGTATTGGTGCCTTTGGCAAACGTTCTTTATTAGATGTAAAAATGGAACGCGAATTTATCCAAAAAAAATCGCCTTATTTGGCAGTTAAAATTCATGTGAAAGGAGATTTTCCAGAAGATTTAGTCGCGCTTCATAATTTTAAAGGCGGTTATTGTGGCGTTTCTAAAGTAGAAAATAATGCAATTAATTTGTGTTATATCACGAGTTTTTCAGCATTTAAAAAGTATAAAAATATTGATGATTTTCAAGAAAATGTGGTTTTCAAAAACAGGTTTTTAAAAGCGATGTTTCAAAATTCAAAACCAATTTGGGAACAACCACTTTCTATTAGTCAGATTTCTTTTGAAACGAAAAAACCAGTCGAAAACCATATTTTAATGTGTGGCGATTCTGCAGGAATGATTCATCCACTTTGTGGAAATGGAATGAGTATGGCAATTCAATCTGCGCAAATTGCATCTAAACTGATTCTAAATTACTCGAATGGTAAAATCGAATCAAGAAAGGAACTTGAAAAGCTATATATTACACAATGGAACAAACAATTTAAATGGCGTTTAAAAGCAGGACATTTTATTGCAATGTTGTTCAGAAAAGATAGAATTGCATCGTTTTTATTAGCAGTTTTAAAGAAATTACCATTTTTATTACCAATTATCATCAAACAAACGCATGGAAAATCAATCAAAATTTAA
- a CDS encoding type III polyketide synthase, with the protein MAVKITSVAKQLPKYYRETKDIIPFVKLWMQDQDTRFQRKVIKLFEGAAVDKRYSIMDPEEVFTATSFEEKNAIYAREVVQLAEKSLKKSLEKASLKPTDIDYIITVSCTGIMIPSVDAYLINSLGMKQDIVRLPVTEMGCAAGVSGIIYAKNFLKANPNKRAAVIAVEAPTATFQLDDFSMTNIVSAAIFGDGASAVILSSYEEDKGPTIVDEAMYHFYDATNMMGFKLVNSGLQMILDKEVPQKISDHFPTIIHPFLEKNNLTIDNIDHLIFHPGGKKIVQTVEALFGVLGKNIDDTKEVLRAYGNMSSATVLYVLERFMDRNPAKGERGIMLSFGPGFSAQRILLEW; encoded by the coding sequence ATGGCAGTAAAAATAACATCAGTTGCAAAGCAACTTCCAAAATATTATAGAGAAACGAAAGATATTATTCCGTTTGTAAAATTATGGATGCAAGATCAAGATACTCGTTTTCAGAGAAAAGTAATCAAGCTTTTTGAAGGAGCAGCAGTTGATAAAAGGTACTCAATTATGGATCCTGAAGAAGTTTTTACAGCAACTTCTTTCGAAGAAAAAAATGCTATTTATGCAAGAGAAGTTGTTCAATTGGCAGAAAAATCACTCAAAAAATCTTTAGAAAAAGCAAGCTTAAAACCTACAGATATCGATTATATAATTACTGTAAGTTGCACAGGAATTATGATTCCTTCTGTAGATGCATATTTGATTAATTCTCTGGGCATGAAACAAGATATCGTGCGTTTGCCAGTAACAGAAATGGGTTGTGCTGCAGGAGTTTCTGGAATTATTTACGCGAAGAATTTCTTAAAAGCGAATCCGAATAAAAGAGCAGCAGTTATTGCAGTAGAAGCACCAACAGCAACGTTTCAGTTAGACGATTTTTCCATGACAAATATTGTTTCTGCAGCCATTTTTGGAGATGGAGCATCTGCAGTAATTTTGTCTTCTTACGAAGAAGATAAAGGCCCAACAATTGTAGACGAAGCCATGTATCATTTTTATGATGCTACAAATATGATGGGTTTTAAATTGGTAAATTCTGGTTTACAAATGATTTTAGATAAGGAAGTTCCACAGAAAATATCAGACCATTTTCCTACAATAATTCACCCTTTTTTAGAAAAGAATAATTTAACTATAGATAATATAGACCATTTAATTTTTCATCCTGGAGGAAAAAAAATTGTACAAACTGTAGAAGCTTTATTTGGAGTTTTAGGAAAAAATATAGACGACACCAAAGAGGTTTTACGAGCGTATGGAAATATGTCAAGCGCAACAGTTTTGTATGTTTTAGAGCGTTTTATGGACAGAAATCCTGCAAAAGGAGAACGTGGAATTATGTTAAGTTTTGGTCCTGGTTTTTCTGCACAAAGAATATTGTTAGAGTGGTAA
- a CDS encoding GNAT family N-acetyltransferase — MKIIRTNSENKDFINLVKELDAYLKITDGEEHSFYNQFNNIDVLRNVVVIYVDEIAVGCGAIKKFDYSSMEVKRMYVSPENRGKGIAQKILSELEIWAKELGNKKCVLETGKRQKEAVRFYKKCNYKVIENYGQYIGMENSICFEKQL; from the coding sequence ATGAAAATTATTAGAACCAATTCCGAAAACAAAGATTTTATCAATTTGGTAAAAGAATTAGACGCCTATTTAAAAATTACAGATGGTGAAGAACACAGTTTTTATAATCAGTTTAATAATATAGATGTATTAAGAAATGTTGTTGTAATTTATGTTGATGAAATTGCAGTTGGTTGTGGAGCTATTAAAAAATTCGACTATTCTTCTATGGAAGTAAAAAGAATGTATGTTTCTCCAGAAAATAGAGGAAAAGGAATTGCGCAAAAAATACTTTCAGAATTAGAAATTTGGGCAAAAGAATTAGGAAACAAAAAATGTGTTTTAGAAACAGGAAAAAGACAAAAAGAAGCTGTAAGATTTTATAAAAAATGCAATTATAAAGTCATTGAAAATTACGGACAATATATAGGAATGGAAAACAGTATTTGTTTTGAAAAACAACTATAA